One Sulfurihydrogenibium sp. genomic window carries:
- the argS gene encoding arginine--tRNA ligase has product MKQEIRDKILNILKQNNLLFEGVEDKIKIESPKEEKFGDLSTNAAFILSKSLNKKPFEVANQLKALFEKDPYFEKVEVAGGGFINLFISDTFYHQILNKAIEEKDEFGKAKEKNKGKINIEYVSANPTGPLHLGHGRGAVVGNILSNLYDYIGYKVEREFYINDAGNQIKKLGMSVYARFRQIEEPSYPFPEDGYHGEYIKDIAKELYHYEREKMLSFLDEEEAIEFCAEYAKNFLLDEIKKDLKLIGVEFDIWYSERHLYQHGKVEQALKFLESKGLIYEKDGALWLKTSLYGDEKDRVIRKSDGSYTYFAADIAYHYDKYLRNYDFIINVWGADHHGYFPRLKAAIMAFGVKEDWINVLFIQLVKLFKNGEEVKMSKRSGDFITLRELVEEVGKDAVIYFFASKDPNTHLNFDIDIALKKSNENPVFYVQYAHARISSVFREAQQRFNFNPEEDFEVDLSLLKEDLERSLMKYISTIPDEIYDATIKNQPHKITNITYELASRLHKYYYYHKFLIENNEKLMKARLYLLKAVRNVLRTLFKIMGITPVERM; this is encoded by the coding sequence GTGAAGCAGGAGATTAGAGATAAAATTTTAAACATTCTTAAACAAAACAATCTTTTATTTGAAGGTGTTGAAGATAAAATAAAAATAGAGTCTCCAAAAGAAGAAAAATTTGGCGACCTGTCAACAAATGCAGCATTCATACTCAGCAAAAGCCTAAACAAAAAACCTTTTGAAGTTGCAAACCAGTTAAAAGCACTCTTTGAAAAAGACCCTTACTTTGAAAAGGTAGAAGTAGCAGGCGGTGGGTTTATAAATCTTTTTATTTCTGATACTTTTTACCATCAAATCTTAAACAAAGCAATTGAAGAAAAAGATGAGTTTGGAAAAGCAAAAGAAAAAAACAAAGGAAAGATAAACATTGAATATGTTAGCGCAAATCCAACCGGACCACTTCATTTAGGACATGGTAGGGGTGCAGTAGTAGGAAACATACTATCAAATCTTTATGATTACATCGGGTATAAAGTTGAAAGGGAGTTTTATATAAACGATGCAGGAAATCAGATTAAAAAGCTTGGAATGTCTGTCTATGCAAGATTTAGACAAATAGAAGAGCCAAGTTATCCATTTCCGGAAGATGGTTATCATGGAGAGTATATAAAAGACATAGCAAAAGAGCTTTATCATTATGAAAGAGAAAAAATGCTATCTTTCTTGGATGAAGAAGAAGCTATAGAATTTTGCGCTGAGTATGCCAAGAACTTTTTACTTGATGAGATAAAAAAAGATTTAAAGCTTATCGGCGTAGAGTTTGATATTTGGTATAGTGAAAGACATTTATACCAGCACGGAAAGGTAGAACAGGCTTTAAAATTTTTAGAAAGTAAAGGGTTAATTTATGAAAAAGATGGAGCTTTATGGCTAAAAACGTCTCTCTATGGAGATGAAAAAGACAGAGTAATAAGAAAATCTGACGGAAGCTATACATACTTTGCTGCAGATATAGCATATCACTATGATAAGTATTTGAGAAACTACGATTTTATAATAAACGTGTGGGGAGCAGACCATCACGGATACTTCCCAAGGTTAAAAGCTGCAATCATGGCTTTTGGTGTAAAAGAAGATTGGATAAATGTACTGTTTATTCAGCTTGTTAAGCTTTTTAAAAACGGTGAAGAAGTGAAAATGTCAAAAAGGTCCGGAGACTTTATAACACTTAGAGAACTTGTAGAAGAAGTAGGAAAGGATGCAGTTATCTATTTCTTTGCATCAAAGGACCCAAACACACACTTAAACTTTGACATAGACATTGCACTTAAAAAAAGCAATGAAAACCCGGTGTTTTATGTCCAATACGCCCATGCAAGAATAAGTAGCGTTTTTAGAGAAGCTCAGCAACGATTTAACTTTAACCCAGAAGAAGATTTTGAGGTTGATTTGTCTTTATTAAAAGAAGATTTAGAAAGAAGTTTGATGAAGTATATCTCAACCATTCCGGACGAAATTTATGATGCAACCATAAAAAACCAGCCACACAAAATAACCAACATTACTTATGAGCTTGCATCAAGATTACACAAATATTATTATTATCATAAGTTTTTGATAGAAAATAACGAAAAGTTAATGAAAGCAAGACTATATTTATTAAAAGCGGTTAGAAATGTTTTAAGGACTTTATTTAAAATAATGGGTATAACACCTGTTGAGAGGATGTGA
- a CDS encoding recombination protein O N-terminal domain-containing protein: METVYKDEAIVLNRKFVGEKDLTITVYTKKSGKESIYIQNGQYLKNMPYSILSPFCWFKAVLIKIKDKLIISEIDSYKQIGYYISQDIEKFEAGFNIINFTYKLAPHQDERIFILLKKSLYFLTISKLPKLLEILFLLKITYLNGELDLKRLNLNNKEFDFLKGLMGKSIKEASQIEIENVELLESLRSKLIRELVRE; the protein is encoded by the coding sequence ATGGAAACTGTCTATAAAGATGAAGCTATTGTTTTAAATAGAAAATTCGTAGGCGAAAAAGATTTGACTATTACTGTATACACAAAAAAATCTGGAAAAGAAAGCATATACATTCAAAACGGTCAGTATCTAAAAAATATGCCTTATTCAATACTTTCTCCATTTTGTTGGTTTAAAGCGGTACTGATCAAAATAAAAGACAAGCTTATCATATCCGAGATAGATTCTTATAAGCAAATCGGCTACTACATAAGCCAAGATATAGAAAAATTTGAAGCAGGATTTAACATCATTAACTTTACATACAAGCTTGCACCACACCAAGATGAGAGAATCTTTATTCTTTTAAAAAAGAGTTTGTATTTTTTAACCATTTCTAAACTTCCAAAACTTCTTGAAATTCTGTTTCTTTTAAAGATAACCTACCTAAACGGCGAGCTTGATTTAAAGAGATTGAATTTAAATAACAAAGAGTTTGATTTTTTAAAAGGTTTGATGGGAAAAAGTATAAAGGAAGCATCACAGATAGAGATAGAGAATGTAGAGCTTTTAGAGAGTTTACGAAGCAAGTTGATAAGGGAGTTGGTTAGGGAATAA